From a region of the Labrus mixtus chromosome 5, fLabMix1.1, whole genome shotgun sequence genome:
- the LOC132974767 gene encoding protein FAM163B, protein MSAGTVVIAGGILATVILLTIVAVLCLCRLQYYCCKREESEKGEEEEPELTSMSPSRHLALPAPPSPPTPEHIFHEEPEPYTPTFLTEANGPTSYSPTPPPRRCQRSHAFCPSCARCTLPFYLQHPERLCNGGRRISYRTVQQEDLELPIDLASFYQKLNLIRSVTMREVVTHSVSTDV, encoded by the exons ATGTCAGCCGGGACAGTGGTCATCGCAGGAGGAATTCTGGCTACAGTCATCTTACTGACCATCGTTGCTGTACTGTGTTTATGTAGGTTACAG TATTACTGCTGTAAGAGGGAGGAGTCTGagaagggggaagaggaggaaccAGAGCTCACCAGCATGTCGCCATCCCGCCACCTGGCTCTGCCCGCTCCCCCTTCGCCTCCGACGCCGGAACACATCTTTCACGAGGAACCGGAGCCGTACACTCCCACTTTCCTCACTGAGGCCAACGGGCCTACCAGCTACTCCCCTACACCTCCGCCCCGCAGGTGCCAACGCTCACATGCCTTCTGCCCATCCTGCGCCCGCTGCACACTGCCCTTCTACCTGCAGCACCCTGAGAGGCTGTGCAACGGCGGGCGCAGGATAAGCTACAGGACTGTGCAGCAGGAGGACCTGGAACTACCCATTGACCTGGCTAGCTTCTACCAGAAGTTAAATCTCATCCGCTCCGTCACCATGCGGGAGGTGGTCACACACAGCGTCAGCACAGACGTCTAA